Within Cellulophaga sp. L1A9, the genomic segment CGGCATAATCTCTAAAAAAGTCCTTATTAGCTTCTATAGATTTTGAGATTTTAGTCTTTAACTCCTCTACTAAAATTGGTAAATCACTTTCGTGAGCATTTAACAATTTAATTCTGCGCTCTAAAGATGTGGTAAACGAAATATCACCATCAATACCTAAATTGGTAATTTCCTGAATTTCATTAATAATTTCTTCTTTATTGGACCTGCCTTTGAGTGTGATTTCCGCTAAAACATCAAGTGCTTCAACCCGCGTTAAAGTACTGTCAAAATCAAATACATACTTTCTTCCTGTTGCAACCATTTTTTGAATAAAATTAAGCCATAAAAGTAAAAATTTATTTGCTCTGATTCTTTGAAATAATACTAAAACTACTATCGAATTAGTAATTGTAACATTTTGATGTAGAATTGTTTTTATGAACCCTATATAATTATCAAAATCGCAATTTATTCTTCGCTCTAAAATATTTTACCTGAGAAATGAAAGTATTTCTTTTGAAAAAGATGCTGTTTTATGCGCTTCATTATGAACTCCTTTGATGATCACAAATTTGCTCTTGGGAATTACCGCATGCAATTCTCTAGGATTCCCATTTTCCAAATCTTTATCTCCTGCTATGATTAACACTTTTGCCTTTATTTTTTTAAGCTCCATTACCGGTGTTACAGGTTGATAAAGCTGTAAATAATGCAATGCTTTTAAATTAGCATGAATAGATGTTGCATAAGCCACTGCTCCTTTTGTTTCTTCTGTTAACACTGCTCCTTCTGCAAATGCATTTGCAAACAAAATACGTCTGTCCCATTCAGGATTCGTAAAATCTAAGCCCATACCGCCTAATACTGCTTTTTTTATTCGCTTATCAGCAGTCAGCCATTTGGCAGTAACAATACTCCCTCTAGAATACCCTACAACACCAAATTTTTTAATTTTCAAATAAGAGATCAATGCTTGTAAATCTTTTACTTCGGCATCCTCTTGATAAAACGCTGCCTCATTTGATGTCTCAGACAACCCATTACCTCTTAAATCTGGAACAATAACCCTATATCCTTTTTCTATAAGTTCCTTTTTCAAAATAGTAGCTTCCCAAGAACTGCCTGAATTTATAAATCCATGCACTAAAACAACCACGCTCCCATTTCCTTCATCTGAATACGCAATTTTCGCCCCATCAAAAGAAGAAAAGAATTGTGTTTGAGCATTTACAATAAATGAAATTTGCAAAAAAAATAAAACAAGAATATATCTCATACTTTTAGAAGCTGTTATACACGATACCTGTTAGAATTGCCATTCCGAAACTCAACAAGGTCCCAATTAGAATGTATTCTGTTAACTCTCTACTATTACTCTCTTTTAAATCATTAAATCTAAAAACCGATTTTGCTGCGATTAGAAAACCAATTACCTCCCAATGGCCTGCAATTAAAAAAGTGAGCACAAAAAAGCGTTCTATTATCCCTATATACATTCCTGCATTGGGCAGAGACTCGTGATCATCTTCAATATGTCTAGACATTCCTTCCAACAGTTTACTGATCACTATTGCTGCAGGAAAACTAACAAAGACAAAAGCTGTAACCAAATTAAGGTCTATTTGATCAATTAACGCAGCAGTATGCTGAAACAAATCTCCATAATAAACACACCCATACAATACTGCTATGTGCAGTACTTGGTCTATAAAAAAAGGAATGCTTTTATTTTTAAAACTTGGTGTGACATAAAGTTTTAACAGGTCTATACCGTAATGCGAAACAGCAATAACAAGGGCTATTTTCCAATAGCTTAAATCCCATAACAACAATAAGGTTAAAGCAAAATGAATTAACGAATGATAGTAGATGTATTTAGATTTTATTTTCTTTTCTTCTTTATCTTTTACCCATTTAGTAGGTTGAAAAATAAAATCTCCTAGCAAATGTGCTAAAAAGAGCTTGGTAAATAACATCATATTATTCTTGTTTAACTATATCTTTATAAAAAGCTAATATTTCTAAAACTAGGTCTAACCTTGCTCTTTTTTGCCTCTGGCTGACTGCCGACTGTT encodes:
- a CDS encoding alpha/beta fold hydrolase is translated as MRYILVLFFLQISFIVNAQTQFFSSFDGAKIAYSDEGNGSVVVLVHGFINSGSSWEATILKKELIEKGYRVIVPDLRGNGLSETSNEAAFYQEDAEVKDLQALISYLKIKKFGVVGYSRGSIVTAKWLTADKRIKKAVLGGMGLDFTNPEWDRRILFANAFAEGAVLTEETKGAVAYATSIHANLKALHYLQLYQPVTPVMELKKIKAKVLIIAGDKDLENGNPRELHAVIPKSKFVIIKGVHNEAHKTASFSKEILSFLR
- a CDS encoding DUF3307 domain-containing protein, whose product is MMLFTKLFLAHLLGDFIFQPTKWVKDKEEKKIKSKYIYYHSLIHFALTLLLLWDLSYWKIALVIAVSHYGIDLLKLYVTPSFKNKSIPFFIDQVLHIAVLYGCVYYGDLFQHTAALIDQIDLNLVTAFVFVSFPAAIVISKLLEGMSRHIEDDHESLPNAGMYIGIIERFFVLTFLIAGHWEVIGFLIAAKSVFRFNDLKESNSRELTEYILIGTLLSFGMAILTGIVYNSF